ACGGCTTTCTCGGAAAGCTCGGGGCGATCTTCCGCATCGTCGTCGTCCTGGCAGCCATTGGCGGCTTCCTCTACTTCGTCTTCCTCCCGAACCTCGACACCTGGGGTCCGATCCTCGGGTTTGTCTTCACCATCCTGTTCCAGCTCTTCTTCGCCGTCTTCTTCATCATCATCCAGTTCGTCGCGATGTTCTGGTTCCTGGGACGGACGCGCATCTACTGGATCATGCCGGGCGAGACGGGCGTCGGCTTCAAGGACTACAAGGGCAACCCTGAGATCATCGAGCTGGCCGAGCGCGTCGTGACGCTGCTGCGCGGCGTCAAGGGCTTCAAGGAGATGGGCGGCCAGGTTCACCGGGGCATGCTGCTGGCAGGCCCTCCTGGCACGGGCAAGTCGTACCTGGCGCAGTGCATCGCCAGCGAGGCCGGCATCCCGTTCGCCTACGCGTCCTCGCCCAGCTTCCAGAGCATGTTCATGGGCATCGGCAACATCAAGGTGATGATGCTGTACAGCAAGGCCCGCAAGATGGCCAAGAAGTACGGCGCGTGCATCATCTTCATGGACGAGATCGACGCCATCGGTATGGCACGCGCGGGCCAGGGGCCGGGCGCGATGATGGGCGGTTTCATGGGGATGGGAGGCGGCTCGGGCCTGCTGAACGAGCTGCTGATGCAGATGGACCCCCCGCCGACAGACCAGGGCTGGCGGGCCAAGCTGCTCCGCAAGTTCGGGTGGCGGACGGCGAAGGCTGAGATGCCACCGGTCTTCACGATGGGCGCGACGAACCTCGTCAACACGCTGGATCCGGCCCTGCTGCGGCCAGGGCGGTTCGACTGGAAGATCCAGGTCGAGCGGCCGAGCTACGAGGGCCGCCTCGAAGTGCTCGACTACTACCTCGCCAAGGTCAAGAGCGTGCCGGGCCTGCCGGTCGAGCGAATCGCCACCGAGATGATCACGCCCGAGGGCCAGGGCTACAGCCCGGTCGAGATCAAGTTCGTGGTCAACGAGGCGGTGGTGCATGCGCACTTCGACAACCGCGACGCGATCACCTACGCCGATGTCCGCCACGCGATGGAGACCCGCGAGTACGGCCTGCGCCAGCGGATCTCCGGGCGGACCTTCGAGGACAAGCGGCGCGTCGCCTACCACGAGGCCGGGCACGCCATCGCGATGCTGCGGCTCTACACCCGCAAGCGGCTGGATCGGCTGACGCTGATGCAGTACGGCGAGCTGCGTGGGGCGGAGGGTGTGGCCTTCGACAAGGCGAAGGAAGAGATCCACATCACGACCAAGGAAGAGCTGCTGATCGACATCCAGATCTACCTCGCCAGCAAGGCGGCGGAGATCGTCTTCCTCGGCACCGAGACGAACGGCATGGGCGGCGATCTGCCGGGCGCGAGCTATCGGGCGCTCCAGTACGTCCGCTGCGGCATGGGTGGCCAGTTGTTCACGCTCTGGAACGAGCAGCCGACCCCCCACGAGCGGCAGCAGGCCGAGCGGGTGATGCAGCAGCAGTTCCAGTCGGCCCGGCAGCTGGTCGAGAAGAACAAGCCGCACGTCCACGCCATCGTGGAAGCGCTGCTGGAGAAGGAAGAGCTGCTCGGCGAAGAGGTCGAGGAGATCGTTGCGCGGGTCGACGCCGAGGTTGGCCGGACCAGCGGCCGGATCGTCGATCTGCCGACGCCGGCGCTGCCGGCTCCCACGCCCGAGGTGCAGGAGCAGCGCCCGGCCCCGACCCAGGTCGGCACGGCCGCGGCGTCGGTGCGCTACGCTGGGGCGCGCCGCCCATCCGAGGAGCGGGCGCAGCAGGAGCAGCGGGATCGTTCCGAGCATGGCGGCGTCGCCTACCGCGAGCCGTCCTCGCCGCCGCCGCCAGCTCCTCCGGCCCAGTCGAGCAACCAGGGTCCAGCCTCGGACAGCGAGCCGTCGAGGGGTTAGCGAGAGATCGATCCGACCGCCCCTGTTCGTGGCGTGTTGAGCTGTAGACAGCATCTCACGAGCGACGGGCGGTCAGGTCAGGGTCTTGAGTCCGGCTCCCCCTGTCATCTTGCACGCATTCCTGTGAGTTCGCCACTCCACTCCCATGCAACCATCAGACCATGGACTGTTGCGCGGGAGAGGGGGAGTCGGACAGTATCAGTCCTCGGAGCCCGGGCCAGCCGACCAGCGTCGGCGGCCCGGGCTTCTGGTTTGCCTGGACGACACGCTGCGAGATACGCCATATTTGACTGTAGCGTAGTTGAATCCAGCCTGTGGAGACGACGATGTTGACGCCTACTCCCGACAGTGCCCTGGTCATCATCGACGTGCAGAACGACTTCTGTCCTGGCGGCTCGCTGCCGGTGGCTGACGGTGACAAGGTCGTGCCGGTCATCAACGCCTACGCCGAGGCGTTCGCGAAGGCCGGCTGTCTGGTCGTGGCGGACCGCGACTGGCACCCGTCAGACACCTCGCACTTCGCCACGAACGGCGGCGCGTGGCCCGTTCACTGCGTCCAGGATACGCCAGGGGCCGCGTACCACCCGGACCTCAAGCTGCCGGCCGGCGCCGTCCACATCCGCAAGGGCATGCGGAATGACGAGGACGCCTA
The DNA window shown above is from Chloroflexota bacterium and carries:
- a CDS encoding AAA family ATPase, yielding MAARTTSPFVEKEYDELDRRIDGFLGKLGAIFRIVVVLAAIGGFLYFVFLPNLDTWGPILGFVFTILFQLFFAVFFIIIQFVAMFWFLGRTRIYWIMPGETGVGFKDYKGNPEIIELAERVVTLLRGVKGFKEMGGQVHRGMLLAGPPGTGKSYLAQCIASEAGIPFAYASSPSFQSMFMGIGNIKVMMLYSKARKMAKKYGACIIFMDEIDAIGMARAGQGPGAMMGGFMGMGGGSGLLNELLMQMDPPPTDQGWRAKLLRKFGWRTAKAEMPPVFTMGATNLVNTLDPALLRPGRFDWKIQVERPSYEGRLEVLDYYLAKVKSVPGLPVERIATEMITPEGQGYSPVEIKFVVNEAVVHAHFDNRDAITYADVRHAMETREYGLRQRISGRTFEDKRRVAYHEAGHAIAMLRLYTRKRLDRLTLMQYGELRGAEGVAFDKAKEEIHITTKEELLIDIQIYLASKAAEIVFLGTETNGMGGDLPGASYRALQYVRCGMGGQLFTLWNEQPTPHERQQAERVMQQQFQSARQLVEKNKPHVHAIVEALLEKEELLGEEVEEIVARVDAEVGRTSGRIVDLPTPALPAPTPEVQEQRPAPTQVGTAAASVRYAGARRPSEERAQQEQRDRSEHGGVAYREPSSPPPPAPPAQSSNQGPASDSEPSRG
- the pncA gene encoding bifunctional nicotinamidase/pyrazinamidase; translated protein: MLTPTPDSALVIIDVQNDFCPGGSLPVADGDKVVPVINAYAEAFAKAGCLVVADRDWHPSDTSHFATNGGAWPVHCVQDTPGAAYHPDLKLPAGAVHIRKGMRNDEDAYSGFEGRDGDGTLLASILEQHGVKTIYVGGLATDYCVRATVLDGLKAGFQVKLIQDGCRAVNIQPTDGEAAIREMAEAGAALV